The following proteins are co-located in the Xiphophorus hellerii strain 12219 chromosome 2, Xiphophorus_hellerii-4.1, whole genome shotgun sequence genome:
- the LOC116707669 gene encoding solute carrier organic anion transporter family member 1C1-like isoform X2 has protein sequence MQKLGKPGSASWMLEDSPATCTAKNCHPNLKMFLAALSYAYFAKTLSGSYMKSTITQLERRFDIPSYLIGVIDGSFEIGNLLVIAFVSYFGAKLHRPKIIAIGCILMSLGTFLIAMPHFITGRYKIETTIRASENSTSQLSPCPVSSLESSRAGDRPSSLPSAGCIQTIAIIGPVFGFLLGSLCAKIYVDVGYVDMETITITPEDARWVGAWWLGYLVAGTVTLLSAVPFWFLPKSLPIPVDKHDSICTPEQTRFIKDPDSPTLDHKIRPEEPTNLHVMANEFVPTLKILLGNPVYILYLGVTIIQFNSLIGMVTYKPKYIEQHYGQSASKANFLMGMINIPAVALGMFSGGVIMKKYKLGVTGAAKFAFGTSLLGFFLSFLFLAMGCENTKVAGITVSYTGVEDLSYQEQSLFSDCNSGCLCSPKEWDPVCGENGITYISPCLAGCTSSSGSGRNMVFDNCRCVSVTNVQPGNITASLGQCSLGHSCDRVFPYFLALSVLSSFIISLGGTPGLMLLVRCIKPELKSLALGIHTLATRTLAGIPAPIYFGAIIDTTCLKWAYSTCGGKGACRIYNTSSYRIVYLGLTLGLRAVSFFLCIWGFALLKRHIKREEKEALSNQNGELESLRKEENSSMHCEQFILSPDCNPERETRL, from the exons ATGCAGAAACTGGGAAAACCAGGCTCAGCCAGCTGGATGCTGGAGGACAGCCCTGCCACTTGTACAGCGAAGAACTGTCATCCAAATCTAAAG ATGTTCCTTGCAGCCTTGTCCTACGCCTACTTTGCTAAGACCTTATCCGGCAGCTACATGAAAAGCACGATTACACAACTGGAGAGACGATTTGACATTCCCAGCTATCTGATCGGCGTCATAGATGGAAGCTTTGAAATTG GGAATTTGTTAGTGATTGCTTTTGTGAGctattttggtgctaagctcCACCGGCCTAAGATCATAGCAATTGGATGCATTTTGATGTCTCTGGGAACCTTCCTGATCGCCATGCCTCATTTCATCACTGGCCG CTATAAGATTGAAACAACCATCAGAGCTTCCGAGAATTCAACCAGCCAGCTCTCTCCATGTCCAGTAAGTTCATTGGAGTCATCCAGGGCAGGTGATAGGCCCTCTTCACTGCCCTCTGCAG GTTGCATCCAAACTATTGCAATTATTGGTCCTGTATTTGGTTTCTTGCTCGGGTCGCTGTGTGCCAAGATTTATGTCGATGTTGGCTACGTAGACATGG AAACAATCACCATTACCCCTGAAGATGCCCGCTGGGTAGGAGCGTGGTGGCTGGGTTACCTTGTGGCTGGCACTGTCACGCTCCTGTCCGCCGTTCCTTTCTGGTTCCTGCCCAAGTCTTTGCCAATACCTGTGGATAAACATGATAGTATCTGTACTCCAGAGCAGACCAGGTTTATCAAAGATCCAGATTCGCCAACCCTGGACCACAAGATCAGACCTGAGGAACCAACCAATTTACACGTTATGGCCAACG aatTTGTGCCAACATTGAAGATACTTCTTGGAAATCCTGTATACATCCTCTACCTGGGTGTAACAATCATTCAGTTCAACTCACTCATTGGCATGGTAACCTACAAACCAAAATACATTGAGCAGCACTACGGCCAGTCGGCATCAAAAGCCAATTTTCTTATGG GCATGATCAACATCCCAGCTGTGGCCCTTGGGATGTTCTCTGGAGGCGTTATCATGAAGAAGTACAAACTGGGCGTTACGGGAGCAGCTAAATTTGCCTTTGGGACTTCCCTGCTGGGGTTCTTTCTGTCATTCCTATTCTTAGCCATGGGCTGTGAGAACACGAAGGTGGCTGGCATCACAGTTTCATACACTGG AGTGGAAGACTTGTCTTATCAGGAACAGTCTTTGTTTTCTGACTGTAATTCCGGTTGCTTGTGCTCACCAAAGGAGTGGGACCCAGTGTGTGGAGAGAATGGGATCACCTACATATCTCCGTGTTTAGCTGGATGCACGTCGTCCTCAGGCTCTGGAAGAAACATG GTTTTTGACAACTGCCGGTGTGTGTCAGTGACTAATGTCCAACCAGGAAATATAACGGCTAGTTTAGGCCAGTGTTCACTCGGACACAGTTGTGACAGAGTGTTTCCGTACTTCCTGGCTCTGTCTGTCCTCAGTTCCTTCATCATCTCTCTCGGGGGTACGCCGGGCCTCATGCTTCTTGTCAG GTGCATAAAGCCTGAGTTGAAATCCCTAGCTCTTGGAATCCACACACTGGCCACACGCACCCTGG CAGGAATACCCGCTCCCATCTACTTTGGCGCCATAATAGATACAACCTGCCTCAAATGGGCATACAGCACATGTGGAGGAAAAGGTGCTTGTAGAATATACAACACTTCATCGTACAG GATAGTGTACCTGGGCCTCACACTTGGTCTGAGGGCGGTCTCCTTCTTCCTTTGTATTTGGGGATTTGCTCTTCTCAAAAGACATATTAAAAGGGAGGAGAAAGAGGCTCTGAGCAACCAAAATGGTGAACTGGAGTCGCTGAGGAAAGAAGAGAACAGCTCCATGCACTGTGAGCAATTTATACTGAGCCCTGACTGCAATCCCGAAAGAGAGACTCGTTTGTAA
- the LOC116707669 gene encoding solute carrier organic anion transporter family member 1C1-like isoform X1, protein MQKLGKPGSASWMLEDSPATCTAKNCHPNLKMFLAALSYAYFAKTLSGSYMKSTITQLERRFDIPSYLIGVIDGSFEIGNLLVIAFVSYFGAKLHRPKIIAIGCILMSLGTFLIAMPHFITGRYKIETTIRASENSTSQLSPCPVSSLESSRAGDRPSSLPSAGCEQESSISMWMYVLLGNVLRGIGETPVQPLGISYIDDYAQSENAALYIGCIQTIAIIGPVFGFLLGSLCAKIYVDVGYVDMETITITPEDARWVGAWWLGYLVAGTVTLLSAVPFWFLPKSLPIPVDKHDSICTPEQTRFIKDPDSPTLDHKIRPEEPTNLHVMANEFVPTLKILLGNPVYILYLGVTIIQFNSLIGMVTYKPKYIEQHYGQSASKANFLMGMINIPAVALGMFSGGVIMKKYKLGVTGAAKFAFGTSLLGFFLSFLFLAMGCENTKVAGITVSYTGVEDLSYQEQSLFSDCNSGCLCSPKEWDPVCGENGITYISPCLAGCTSSSGSGRNMVFDNCRCVSVTNVQPGNITASLGQCSLGHSCDRVFPYFLALSVLSSFIISLGGTPGLMLLVRCIKPELKSLALGIHTLATRTLAGIPAPIYFGAIIDTTCLKWAYSTCGGKGACRIYNTSSYRIVYLGLTLGLRAVSFFLCIWGFALLKRHIKREEKEALSNQNGELESLRKEENSSMHCEQFILSPDCNPERETRL, encoded by the exons ATGCAGAAACTGGGAAAACCAGGCTCAGCCAGCTGGATGCTGGAGGACAGCCCTGCCACTTGTACAGCGAAGAACTGTCATCCAAATCTAAAG ATGTTCCTTGCAGCCTTGTCCTACGCCTACTTTGCTAAGACCTTATCCGGCAGCTACATGAAAAGCACGATTACACAACTGGAGAGACGATTTGACATTCCCAGCTATCTGATCGGCGTCATAGATGGAAGCTTTGAAATTG GGAATTTGTTAGTGATTGCTTTTGTGAGctattttggtgctaagctcCACCGGCCTAAGATCATAGCAATTGGATGCATTTTGATGTCTCTGGGAACCTTCCTGATCGCCATGCCTCATTTCATCACTGGCCG CTATAAGATTGAAACAACCATCAGAGCTTCCGAGAATTCAACCAGCCAGCTCTCTCCATGTCCAGTAAGTTCATTGGAGTCATCCAGGGCAGGTGATAGGCCCTCTTCACTGCCCTCTGCAG GATGCGAGCAAGAGTCCAGCATTTCAATGTGGATGTATGTGTTGCTGGGAAATGTTCTGCGTGGAATTGGAGAGACTCCTGTGCAGCCTTTAGGAATATCCTATATTGATGACTATGCACAGTCGGAAAATGCTGCCCTGTATATAG GTTGCATCCAAACTATTGCAATTATTGGTCCTGTATTTGGTTTCTTGCTCGGGTCGCTGTGTGCCAAGATTTATGTCGATGTTGGCTACGTAGACATGG AAACAATCACCATTACCCCTGAAGATGCCCGCTGGGTAGGAGCGTGGTGGCTGGGTTACCTTGTGGCTGGCACTGTCACGCTCCTGTCCGCCGTTCCTTTCTGGTTCCTGCCCAAGTCTTTGCCAATACCTGTGGATAAACATGATAGTATCTGTACTCCAGAGCAGACCAGGTTTATCAAAGATCCAGATTCGCCAACCCTGGACCACAAGATCAGACCTGAGGAACCAACCAATTTACACGTTATGGCCAACG aatTTGTGCCAACATTGAAGATACTTCTTGGAAATCCTGTATACATCCTCTACCTGGGTGTAACAATCATTCAGTTCAACTCACTCATTGGCATGGTAACCTACAAACCAAAATACATTGAGCAGCACTACGGCCAGTCGGCATCAAAAGCCAATTTTCTTATGG GCATGATCAACATCCCAGCTGTGGCCCTTGGGATGTTCTCTGGAGGCGTTATCATGAAGAAGTACAAACTGGGCGTTACGGGAGCAGCTAAATTTGCCTTTGGGACTTCCCTGCTGGGGTTCTTTCTGTCATTCCTATTCTTAGCCATGGGCTGTGAGAACACGAAGGTGGCTGGCATCACAGTTTCATACACTGG AGTGGAAGACTTGTCTTATCAGGAACAGTCTTTGTTTTCTGACTGTAATTCCGGTTGCTTGTGCTCACCAAAGGAGTGGGACCCAGTGTGTGGAGAGAATGGGATCACCTACATATCTCCGTGTTTAGCTGGATGCACGTCGTCCTCAGGCTCTGGAAGAAACATG GTTTTTGACAACTGCCGGTGTGTGTCAGTGACTAATGTCCAACCAGGAAATATAACGGCTAGTTTAGGCCAGTGTTCACTCGGACACAGTTGTGACAGAGTGTTTCCGTACTTCCTGGCTCTGTCTGTCCTCAGTTCCTTCATCATCTCTCTCGGGGGTACGCCGGGCCTCATGCTTCTTGTCAG GTGCATAAAGCCTGAGTTGAAATCCCTAGCTCTTGGAATCCACACACTGGCCACACGCACCCTGG CAGGAATACCCGCTCCCATCTACTTTGGCGCCATAATAGATACAACCTGCCTCAAATGGGCATACAGCACATGTGGAGGAAAAGGTGCTTGTAGAATATACAACACTTCATCGTACAG GATAGTGTACCTGGGCCTCACACTTGGTCTGAGGGCGGTCTCCTTCTTCCTTTGTATTTGGGGATTTGCTCTTCTCAAAAGACATATTAAAAGGGAGGAGAAAGAGGCTCTGAGCAACCAAAATGGTGAACTGGAGTCGCTGAGGAAAGAAGAGAACAGCTCCATGCACTGTGAGCAATTTATACTGAGCCCTGACTGCAATCCCGAAAGAGAGACTCGTTTGTAA
- the LOC116707669 gene encoding solute carrier organic anion transporter family member 1C1-like isoform X3, whose protein sequence is MHFDVSGNLPDRHASFHHWPYWHWYFIRSYKIETTIRASENSTSQLSPCPVSSLESSRAGDRPSSLPSAGCEQESSISMWMYVLLGNVLRGIGETPVQPLGISYIDDYAQSENAALYIGCIQTIAIIGPVFGFLLGSLCAKIYVDVGYVDMETITITPEDARWVGAWWLGYLVAGTVTLLSAVPFWFLPKSLPIPVDKHDSICTPEQTRFIKDPDSPTLDHKIRPEEPTNLHVMANEFVPTLKILLGNPVYILYLGVTIIQFNSLIGMVTYKPKYIEQHYGQSASKANFLMGMINIPAVALGMFSGGVIMKKYKLGVTGAAKFAFGTSLLGFFLSFLFLAMGCENTKVAGITVSYTGVEDLSYQEQSLFSDCNSGCLCSPKEWDPVCGENGITYISPCLAGCTSSSGSGRNMVFDNCRCVSVTNVQPGNITASLGQCSLGHSCDRVFPYFLALSVLSSFIISLGGTPGLMLLVRCIKPELKSLALGIHTLATRTLAGIPAPIYFGAIIDTTCLKWAYSTCGGKGACRIYNTSSYRIVYLGLTLGLRAVSFFLCIWGFALLKRHIKREEKEALSNQNGELESLRKEENSSMHCEQFILSPDCNPERETRL, encoded by the exons ATGCATTTTGATGTCTCTGGGAACCTTCCTGATCGCCATGCCTCATTTCATCACTGGCCG TATTGGCATTGGTATTTTATACGCAGCTATAAGATTGAAACAACCATCAGAGCTTCCGAGAATTCAACCAGCCAGCTCTCTCCATGTCCAGTAAGTTCATTGGAGTCATCCAGGGCAGGTGATAGGCCCTCTTCACTGCCCTCTGCAG GATGCGAGCAAGAGTCCAGCATTTCAATGTGGATGTATGTGTTGCTGGGAAATGTTCTGCGTGGAATTGGAGAGACTCCTGTGCAGCCTTTAGGAATATCCTATATTGATGACTATGCACAGTCGGAAAATGCTGCCCTGTATATAG GTTGCATCCAAACTATTGCAATTATTGGTCCTGTATTTGGTTTCTTGCTCGGGTCGCTGTGTGCCAAGATTTATGTCGATGTTGGCTACGTAGACATGG AAACAATCACCATTACCCCTGAAGATGCCCGCTGGGTAGGAGCGTGGTGGCTGGGTTACCTTGTGGCTGGCACTGTCACGCTCCTGTCCGCCGTTCCTTTCTGGTTCCTGCCCAAGTCTTTGCCAATACCTGTGGATAAACATGATAGTATCTGTACTCCAGAGCAGACCAGGTTTATCAAAGATCCAGATTCGCCAACCCTGGACCACAAGATCAGACCTGAGGAACCAACCAATTTACACGTTATGGCCAACG aatTTGTGCCAACATTGAAGATACTTCTTGGAAATCCTGTATACATCCTCTACCTGGGTGTAACAATCATTCAGTTCAACTCACTCATTGGCATGGTAACCTACAAACCAAAATACATTGAGCAGCACTACGGCCAGTCGGCATCAAAAGCCAATTTTCTTATGG GCATGATCAACATCCCAGCTGTGGCCCTTGGGATGTTCTCTGGAGGCGTTATCATGAAGAAGTACAAACTGGGCGTTACGGGAGCAGCTAAATTTGCCTTTGGGACTTCCCTGCTGGGGTTCTTTCTGTCATTCCTATTCTTAGCCATGGGCTGTGAGAACACGAAGGTGGCTGGCATCACAGTTTCATACACTGG AGTGGAAGACTTGTCTTATCAGGAACAGTCTTTGTTTTCTGACTGTAATTCCGGTTGCTTGTGCTCACCAAAGGAGTGGGACCCAGTGTGTGGAGAGAATGGGATCACCTACATATCTCCGTGTTTAGCTGGATGCACGTCGTCCTCAGGCTCTGGAAGAAACATG GTTTTTGACAACTGCCGGTGTGTGTCAGTGACTAATGTCCAACCAGGAAATATAACGGCTAGTTTAGGCCAGTGTTCACTCGGACACAGTTGTGACAGAGTGTTTCCGTACTTCCTGGCTCTGTCTGTCCTCAGTTCCTTCATCATCTCTCTCGGGGGTACGCCGGGCCTCATGCTTCTTGTCAG GTGCATAAAGCCTGAGTTGAAATCCCTAGCTCTTGGAATCCACACACTGGCCACACGCACCCTGG CAGGAATACCCGCTCCCATCTACTTTGGCGCCATAATAGATACAACCTGCCTCAAATGGGCATACAGCACATGTGGAGGAAAAGGTGCTTGTAGAATATACAACACTTCATCGTACAG GATAGTGTACCTGGGCCTCACACTTGGTCTGAGGGCGGTCTCCTTCTTCCTTTGTATTTGGGGATTTGCTCTTCTCAAAAGACATATTAAAAGGGAGGAGAAAGAGGCTCTGAGCAACCAAAATGGTGAACTGGAGTCGCTGAGGAAAGAAGAGAACAGCTCCATGCACTGTGAGCAATTTATACTGAGCCCTGACTGCAATCCCGAAAGAGAGACTCGTTTGTAA
- the LOC116707683 gene encoding B-cell receptor-associated protein 29-like: MTLQWTAVAFFLYAEIVLNLILCIPFISAHRWHLVFHWRIWSWLSPYWNKFFFAMIMALVVLFCDAIREVQKYSGPEPMHDAQANPNLYDHVHMKLFRAQRNLYICGFSLFLWLVMRRIVTLLNQIAETSVNTAGLQAQMDNAFKTAEKHQEDNQILKTALLGREQSTLITNNQLKLEIEKLQSQLKVAEEAVRRSDAEVEAMKKQAKGLAGEYDRLLREHYLLQNLQSAEDKKDQ; this comes from the exons ATGACTCTCCAGTGGACGGCGGTGGCCTTCTTCCTGTATGCAGAGATAGTGTTGAACCTCATCCTGTGCATACCCTTCATATCAGCACACAG ATGGCATTTAGTTTTCCACTGGAGAATCTGGAGCTGGCTGTCTCCATACTGGAACAAGTTCTTCTTTGCGATGATAATGGCCCTTGTTGTTCTATTTTGTG ACGCCATCCGAGAAGTGCAGAAGTACTCTGGCCCTGAGCCCATGCATGATGCCCAAGCCAACCCGAACCTGTACGACCACGTCCACATGAAGCTGTTCAGGGCCCAGAGGAACCTTTACATCTGtggcttctctctctttctctggcT tgtcATGCGCCGGATTGTCACTCTGCTAAACCAGATTGCTGAGACTTCGGTAAACACTGCAGGTCTTCAGGCACAGATGGATAATGCATTTAAAACTGCTGAGAAGCACCAGGAGGACAACCAGATTCTCAAAACA GCTCTCCTGGGAAGAGAACAATCTACGCTGATAACAAATAATCAATTGAAGTTGGAGATTGAAAAGCTTCAAAGTCAACTAAAGGTTGCCGAGGAAG CTGTGCGAAGGTCTGATGCTGAAGTTGAAGCCatgaagaagcaggccaaaggTCTGGCGGGTGAATATGACAGACTACTAAGGGAGCACTATCTGCTGCAG AACCTCCAAAGTGCTGAGGATAAAAAAGATCAGTAA